From the Mus musculus strain C57BL/6J chromosome 10, GRCm38.p6 C57BL/6J genome, the window agtggggctgtagctcagtagGTAGGACATTCACCAAACATGAGGGAAATCCTAAGGTCTGTCCTCTGAACTGCTGGCGcacacctgccatcccagcacttgtgTGGAAGTACgaggatcgggagttcaaggcgatcctcagctacatatgaactggagaccaacctgggctatatgagaacctgttaaaaataaaagtaaaagaccCCTTTGATCGCCGCACCAGATGGCAGAGAGATCCTGTGAGTTTtaggatttttaaattatttcaaaaacaaagataGCAAATGAATATAGCAATAAAAAGCCCTCTGGGAACAGCACAGTTTTAAGAAGTAGCTGAGTTTGGACATTCAGGCTTGGGAGGCAGCTGAGAATACCTGGAGGACacgcctcttctcttctcccctcaggTTACAATGCCCTTCACCTGGCAGCCAAGTACGGGCACCCAGAGTGTCTGAAGCAACTCTTGGAGGTCCTGATGTCCATTCCCTGTCTATACTGAATTCCAGCTATTTCTCCAAACCCCAGCTGCTCCTGGTCCCCAGCCCTGCCTTGCCCCTTTGTTACAGCCATCAAAGTAGGGCTATCCGGAGGGCTGGAACATGGGTTCTCAGCAGAGGAAGATGGTAGAGGGGAGAAAAAGagcctgaggggctggagagatataaTGAATctgccaggcacggtggcacacgcctttaatcccagcaattgggaggtagaggcaggcggatttttgagttcgaggccagcctggtctacaaagcccaggacagccagggctatacagagaaaccctgtctcgaaaaacaaaaacaaaacaaaacaaaacataatgaaTCTGTGGGTCTCATTTGCCTCAAGCTTGATCTTTGTTCCCTGGGACGCACATGGAAGGAAAGAGCAACCTCCCACAGGTTATCCTCCACTCTCAGCAGTGTGCCCTGCCAtatgtgagcatgcacacacagaaagaaggccatagagagttacaggaaagaccctgagataaagcagggagcaggggagggCAGGAGAAATCAGTCACTCCGGAAACAGAGATGACATCACCTGTCACTCCTTCCCAGGCTTCCTGCGTGGTGGACATCGAGGACAGCAGTGGGTGGACAGCCCTTCACCATGCAGGTAGGTGCAGCTAGATTCTCCCGAATTCAAGGAAGGCCCTCTACCAACGAGCTACATCCACAGCCCTCACTAGGGAACTCTAGGTGGGGCTCCTCCCtgaccacgcccccagcccctcagaccacgccccccagcccctcactgggattCTAACAGGGACTCTACCCTGACCACGCCCTTAGTTTTTAAAGAATCTGTGTTCATGTGTCCCTGCGTGTGGCCTGTGGAAGTCAAAGACAATCTTAAGGTGTCATCATCAGGTACCCTCCACaccctctgagacagggtctctctctgaaacTGGTCTTCACGATTAAAGCTAGGTTGGCTGACCAGTGAACCttggatccccctgcctctgccttcctggtgctggggtcacagacatGCACTCCCATACCTGACTTATGTGAGTTTTGGGAATAAGGCGCAGGTCCTCAGACTTCCTAGCCCTCTCAGTATGTTGACATAGAGTCtctctctgtagcctaggcttaACCTTGAAGTCAGGGTTCTACTGCCTCCGCCTCTGGGTTTTTGGGTGACAGATGTGGGCCACTGTCCCTATCTGCTTTGCTTCTTTTGACCTGAATGCAGTCCCCAACAGAACCAGGCCCTTTTGCCCATTGCACAAAGAAGTTAGGCACATGTACTAGTGGGGGAACCCTATTCCTTGGACCCCAAAGCCTAGTCCCTGGGTGTACAAAGTGGGGTGCCTAGAACCCTAATTCCCTCCAGGGTCTCCTGGGTGCCTTGATTGCAGATAGGTCCTCCAGCACACCCCTCAAACCCAGACTCCATCCTCAGAGCAATTAAGGACTTACTGGAGCCAGTGAGCACAGGGTCCAGGTTAGAGCCACCTGTCCCCAGGGACGGCACACTTGAATTTACTTTAGGGGTAAGGTAATTAGCCACTAATTCCCCAGTCAGAGTGGCACCACCAGGTGGTGTCGATGCCAATAGGGGATATCTTAACAATTAAgttgcatttattcatttattgtgagGTTAGGGACATCCTTGTCATGGTGCTTGTGTGACAGTCAGAAGGTGACTTTTAGGAGTTGTTTGTCTCTCCACCGGCTGGCTCCTGGatgttgaactcaggtcacttggcagcaagcacttttaccaactgagccatctttgagacccattttttaataagttgtttttatttgattttacatttttgtgaaaaaatattttaaaaatgtgtatgagtgtggttTGGTTGCATGCATGGCTGTGTTCCATATAAGTGCCTGGTACCATCAGAGGCCAAAaaggggtgtcagatccctggaacttttACAtacatgagctgccatgtgggtgttgggaattgaaactGAGTCCTCTGtgggagtagccagtgctctgttGAGCCATCATTCCAGCTCTGAGGTTTTAGTTGAGGTATGGTCTcaatctgtagcccaggctggcccctaaCTTGCAGCCATCTTCCATCCTGGGCCTTCCAGCTGCTGGGATGACAAATGTTAACTGCTATAatgtatagtgagttctaggccagcctaggttacagacTAAGACACTGTCTCAGCAATAAAATTATAGTGTTCTTGGCAGGCAGCTGTCTCTCCCACctactcttcttttttcttgtctgTCCCAGCGGCTGGTGGTTGTCTGTCCTGCTCAAAGCTGCTCTGTTCCTTTAAGGCACACATGAACCCCCGGGACCGGGTGAGCTGCTGGGGTCTCATTGGGTGGGAGGTACAGTGTTATCCTTATGATAGATGCTCACCATGGGCAACACCCCAGGCATCATCTGCAAAGCACGGGTGAGACTCATGCCATTTCATCCTCTCTACCAGTCGGGTGCCACACCCCTCATCATAGCGGCTCAGATGTGTCACACAGATCTGTGCCGCCTCCTCCTACAGCAGGGGGCTGCCACAAATGACCAGGACCTGCAAGGCAGGTGAGCACTTCCCCTCTAGACCTTTCCATCATATGCTGCATGATTTGGGGCAAATATCTTGACCTCTTTAAGCTGGTGACCTAGtcacctcttcctcccttctcttcctggcCTGGGTACAAAGACAGTTGTATGGTGTTGGGGACAAGCCTCTGTCCCCTCAGCAGCTCCTTTATCCCACAGGACAGCCTTGATGCTGGCATGTGAGGGGGGCAGCCCTGAGACTGTTGAAGTACTCCTGCAGGGTGGAGCCCAGTTGAGCATCACTGATGCACTGGGCCAGGATGCCACTCACTACGGAGCCCTGACTGGAGACAAACTCATCTTGCAGCTTCTACACGAGTCTGCACGGCGCTCTTCACCTCCCAGTGGTATGCAAGCCCTACCCTTGCTCTCCTAGGCAGTTTCTGGCCATCTCCTTATATGTTACTGATAGTTTCGAGGTACTCCAGTCTGCTGTCATGAACATTTTCATGCTTCTTAACTCAGGGCAGTTTCAAGAAGCCTCAGTGGTCTGAGGATCCACTGTGATTTTCTGGGTCATCCTTAGTATAGAGACTCTGCCTTTCCTAAGAGGtggcaccccacccacccactccaacctgGAGCTCCAGTGCCCTGAGTCTCTGAGAGATTAAAGGTTCTCCCCACCCAGGACTCTACCCATAGGTCTCTCTACCTTACTGTCCCTTATTCAGAGGCTGGACTTTGTGGTGCCTGACTAGGAGACCAGAGCAGTTAGATCTGAGTTTGTGGTTAGCCTGAGGTACAGAGCGAGACTCACAGTATGAACAAAAGAAGCACTAATGCTTTGGAAGCTTTGAGAGCCTGTGGAATACCTTGGGTTGGCCAGTGACCTTTCTGAGAACTGAGAACTGTGTGCTGAGAACTGGGAACTGTGTGCCCGActgtttcccctctctccccagcctctcTAGAGGAGGACTCCGGAGAGGCCTCATCCCAGGTAGGAATCCGGAATCCGTGAACGTCCCCAGTGCTATGCACCACTCACTGTCCCCTGACCTACAGGAAGAGACAGACCTCTATGTACAGAGTTCTGTCATGGCCCCTATCCAGGATCTGTCCCTGCTCAGTGGCAGTGACACGAACACCAGCAGTCCTGCACACTAGGGACAGTGGATCTGGGACAGGTGACTGAGGACTGGGGTTGCTAAGGGCTGCTTCAGGCAGAGCAAGAGCGGGCCTGGCCACTTTCCACATTCCTGCCCTGGGTCTGCTGTGTCTCAGGCTTCATGGAGAATAGAAAATGACATAGAAGCCGACAGAGCCAGGGAAAGTATAAAGTACCAACAGCGAACCGTACGATCTAGAGTAAGTGGGAAGACACGGGGTCCTTCACAGTATGGAGGAGGCAGGGGAGCTGAGGCTGCTGACAGCAGCGGGTGGTCACATTGTATCCCCGAAGTGGATCCTGGCCCTGTACCCATGTGCTACACCCCCTCTGCCCATACCAGAACTCAGTGTCAAGCCATGAGAAACAAGGAGCCCCCAAGAAGAGGAAGGCACCCCAGCCTCCAGCCAGCACACCAGTTCCTGTAAGAGTTGGGGGGAGCCTGTGGCAAGGTGGGATTCTGCTAGCTCTAGAGACTTTACCTAAAGTGGTGTCCCCTGATGGGGAGGGGACAGGACGATCGGGATGCTTATGAGGAGATTGTACGCCTGAGACAAGAGAGAGGCCGGCTCCTGCAAAAGATCAGGGGCCTGGAACAGCACAAGGAACGGAGGAGGAAGGAGGTTAGGAGGCTGCAGCCCTGCAGTCTGGAGCAATTCCCTGGGATATCATACCACCTACCTTCCTATCCTTCCTTCACCCTTTCTTCCCCACTGTCCCTTTGCTCCTGACATGCAGCCCCCTCACTGGCCTTTCAACAATGCAGGCTCTGTTCAGCCCTAGGGCCTTTGCCCATGGTGTCTGCAGTACAGAATTGCTGTCTCTCCAGCTGTCCCCAAGGCTCCCTTTCTCCAACATCTCCCCTGCCACCATATTTGAAATTGTATGCTTCTTTCATTTCACCAGAGCACTCTACCACTCAAAGGCATGCTCGTGAGGGCAGGCTTGCCCATAAGGGCAGGCTCAGGTGAAAGTGCTGAGCTCAGAGTGGATGAATACTGGATGAGGAGTGGCCCACGGTGAGGAATGAGTGaacgcatgcatgcatgaatgaatgaatggcccTGCACAGGATCTGCTACACAGCAGGCAATGTACCTAAGCGCCCTGGGTGAAAGAACAGAATGGGGTCTGACAGTGTGAAGGATCGGTCAGagtggcacatagtaggtgctcagtgTACATGGAAAAAAGCCATGGCTACCAGACACTAGGTGGTAGGTGGCTGTCCAGTCCCAACCACTTCTACCTGCAGCCCCTGGAGGCGGAGGCCAGCTCAGTGCACAGCCTGGAGAGACAGGTAGGTGAGGAGGGCACAGCCAGTGTTTGGGAGGGTCCAGTGTCCTGAAGTCCTCAAGTGCTGACCTAGGCCTCTGTAGGTGCAGGAGCTGCAACAGATGCTGgcggagaagcaggaggagaaggagagcctGGGCCGGGAGGTGGAGAGCCTGCAGAGCCGTCTgtccctgctggaggtgggtgggGCTTGGGAGTGCAGAGCCACAGAAGGAAGGTCCCTAGGGATTAGGGCGTTGCCTTAGGGGCAGGGCAAGAGGCTGGGTGGGGTGGAGCTTGGAATGGCCAAAGAGATGTAAGGAAAAGCAGGGAGTGAATGTGGAAAGAGGCTTTCATCAAAGTGTGTCCTGCCAGTGTTGGGAGGGGTAAGGGGTGGGGTCCCAGCATGGGTGAGGAGTGTGGTAGAGTGTGGCCAACTCTGACATGCCAGAACTTCACCTATGCACCATGGTGCATCCATAATGTCCCAGCCACACATGACTTCCATAAAAATCACACACTTATCAAGACTTCTGCAAACACACGCACCCATGCAAAGATTCTAGCCCCTCTGACACACACATCACAATCACACGTGCCCCAAACATATAAATATACCAGTCACACACAGGCCAcagccctcacacagacacagacacccacacactgCTCAGAGTGTGCAATTAGAGTTGGTGATATAGACCAGTCAATAAAGAGGTTGCTGCCAACCCTACTGACCTGAGTCCACTCCCCacatgacagaaggagagaaccaattcttcTGACTGCTGACTTGTACTGTGGCGTGTGTGCACATcctgcaggcacacacagaatAAGTGTGATAAAATGTCCCTCCAAGCACACCatggcacagacatacacagagatgaGCATGTATTTGGGGATGTGCTGGGATTCAAGCCCAGAGCCAGACTCTGGCCAGAACATCCCTCAGTgatgagtgcttgcctagcatgtgtgaaggcCCTGGTCCATACCTGCATCTCACTAGAAGGTGGAAGGGCCATTTGGGTGCtcagcagacacagacacagccagTTTGGAGCTGACCCCCAATCCCGCTGTTGTGTGGATATATGGACATTGTCAGTTTGGGAGGACCTAAAGTCTCTTGTCAGTAAGGAGCAGGGTCTGAAGGTCTACTTTGTGCTGGACTCCtagaatgagagagaaaacacaagcTATGATGTAGCTACCCTGCAGGATGAGGAGGGTGAGATGCCTGACTTCCCAGGTGAGATctgcccctccacacacacacacacaccctccctgcTGCCTACCCGGGATTCTGAGGGGTGGATGGCCATGTGGACACAAAACCACGACCATGGCCTTCCATGGAGGAGGCACATGATGCCAGAAGGGCACAGACACTATGATCCCCACCTGCCTGAGGCAATGCACCTCCCCACTGAGCAGTTCCTGACTGTCCCTCATGGCATGTGTCCCCAGCCTGACTCTGTGCTGTTCTCAACCttgtcaggagctgatgcactgATGCCAAAGAACCAGAGTCCATCAGCAGAGGAAATAGTTGCTTCCCTACAGGAGCAGGTGGCTCAGCTCACCAGGCAGAACCAGGAGCTGCTGGAAAAGGTccaggtggggaaactgaggcagtggACATCTCTGCAGACCTCGGGGTGGGCAGGGAACATGGTGAGCCCACCTCTtagcctgcctgcctccccacccccagatccTTGAGGAGTTTGAAAAGGATGAGGCGCAGATGGCAGAAGAAAGTCAGGCCGAGGTCGTCCCCCTGGTCTTGTATGAATCCTTACGGGCAGAGCTTGAGCAGCTTCGGAGGCAATACACAGAGGCCATGCAttcgcagcagcagcagcaggagggggAGCCACCCAGGGCTCAAGAAGGAGAAGAGACAGCATACCAGGAAATCAAGGATAAGGGAATCACTATCCAGAATGGACCCAGCGTCCCAGACCTCAACGGCACCACATATGCAGAAACCAAAGCAAATGGAATGGAACTCCAAGCAGGAGGCTCCAAGGGTGTCTGGAATACTGAAGCAGGGGTTTCAGAAGCAGCACCCATAGAACCCGAGGCTGCAGGTTCAGAGGCCACGGGGAAAGACAGACTGGCAGCCAAGGAAATGGACACTAGTGCTACTATGGCTGAGGCCCTAAATGTGAAAGCTCTAGGTGACAATGCCGAAAGTGAGCCAGTGGCTGCCGAAGAtacaggaggaaaagagaatCCAGGAATGAAAGCTGATGAGGTGGATGTGTTGGCACAGGCAGGGCTCACAGGTACAGTGATTAGAAACATGGAGGCCATCGGAGTGCGGGATACAGGAATTCAGGCCACAGGATTAGAGGCTAAGGCAGTGAAGACCACTGGAGTGCAGGCCACAGTGGCGGAGGTCATAGGAGTGAAGGTCACAGGAGTGCAGACCACAGCGATAGAAGCTAtaggagtcaaggacaccaccCAGGTGGCCACAGGAGCGCAGGCCGATTGCTGGCAGGCCACGGAGGCAGACTGCACCGGAGCGCAGGACACAGCTATGGAGCCCACGGGGGCACAGGCCACTGTGACAGAGACTACGGAAGCCGAGACCAGCGGCACGGAGGACCCTTGCGCTGCGATCCTGCACccgggggcggcggcggcggcgctgcAGGCCGAGCTGGAGACCCGGATCCGCGGTCTGGAGGAGGCGCTACGCAGAAGGGAGCGGGAGGCTGCGGCCGAGTTAGAGGCTGCTCGGGGCCGTTTTGCAGAGGCTGAGGAGGCGGCGCGGGGGCGGAGCCGCGAGCTAGAGGCGCTTCGGGAATTGCTGGCCACGGCCACGGCTACCGGCGAGCGCGCACGCACAGAGGCCGCCGAGTTGCGCCAAGCGCTAGCTGCCTCCGAGGCTCGGGTCGCCGAACTCAGCTCTACCGTGGACGCCGCTCGCGAGGAGCTGGAGCGCATGCGCGGGGCCTCGGTTCCTGCGGACGAGCACGAGCACGCGCTGAGCGCCCTGCGCGACCACGTGACCCGGCTGCAGGCGCAGCTGGCGGACCTGGCGCGCAGGCACGAGAAGACTAGCGCAGAGGTCTTCCAGGTGAGCGCCTGCGCCAGGCTGTCCTTTCAGAGGATTTCCGCGTGGGCCTGGGCGTCTGCGTGAATGTCTATCACATATACGCAGTACtccggaggccagaagagggcgtccgaTTTACTGGatgttggagttacagacatgagccaccgcgtgggtgttgggaactgaaccctggtcttctgcaagagcagtgatcTAACCCCCTttgctatttctccagcccatagtatttctatttagttttaatttattattttctatgtggtgcacacacatggcatGGTGGGAAAGTCAGATGGCAGCCTGTGGGACACAGTCCTCTCTTTCTCATGTGGATCCTGAGCACCAACCAAGGCTATTAGGCTtagctgcaagcacctttaccctgaGCCATTCCCGAGCCccctggtctgtgtgtgtgtgtgtgtgtgtgtgtgtgtgtgtgtgtgtgtgtgttttgttttgtttttatagcagAGACTTGTGTGGTTGAGGCTGATTTTGAAAGCCTGATCCTTTAGCGTCTACCTCCCAATTAGAGGGATGATAGGTGTAGCATCAGTAGGACCTGTTTACACAGAGGTGCATGTTGGGCCAGCTCTCTACCCACTGAGTCCCATCTGAgttgaaaattttgtttttgcCAACTATATTGTGTGCCCATAGCTtcacagtgaggccctgtctcaacaaaacaaaacaaaaaaagcgaACAAACTTCCTTAgaagggattgtgtgtgtgtgtgagacagtttTCGTTCTTGCtttggccttgaagtcacagtgTAGCTttggaactcctgatcctcctgcctcagcttcccgagTATCTGGGTCACAGGCTTGCACCACAAATGAGGCCACCAGGGCACAAAGAGGCCTAACCAGCTGTCCAGGGACAAACAGCCAGTAGCCAGTGGCTCTTGGCAGGACCGGGATGTTACCAGGGTCGGGTGGGAATCAGAACCTTCCTTGAGGTGGAATGGTATCAGTTCAGCATGGAAGGGTGGGAAGAGCCGAAGGATCCAAGCCACTTTGGGGTCTAAATGTCCCGAGAGTCACGCATGGGCTTGGGCCACAGGTGCAGCGTGAGGCATTGTTTATGAAGAGCGAGAGGCACGCAGCCGAGGCCCAGCTGGCCACGGCCGAGCAGCAGCTCCGGGGGCTTCGTACAGAGGCCGAGAGGGCGCGCCAGGCCCAGAGCCGTGCCCAGGAGGCCCTGGACAAAGCCAAGGAGAAGGACAAGAAGGTGGGTTCCCTCCTTGCTCACTGTTGGTGTCCACTAACCCGAGATTACACAAAACTGAAGAACCTCCCAGCCAGCAAGGGCTTGAGAATTTAGCCCATTTCTCACATGTGAAACTGAGtcccagagaaggaagaaagtctCAGCAGATTCACTTTTGGTGTTGATATGCAATGGTAACCATGGTAACAGATATCCAGCCTGTAACGTGTTCTCTAATTATCCCCATTTGAAGTAATATGCACAGAGAGGTGATACCACTCCGACAAGGTTACATGGCCACGAAATGGGTCAtaagctgggatttgaacccatttacatatttaaaaatgtttaaaatgacacatatttatttatgttggacttggagcatgcatgtgtggtcagaggacaacttgcctgAATCCATATTGTGCAagcatgtgggtcccagggattaaactcaggtagAGAGACAGGCTTGGCAGCACGTGTCTTTACCCCTGAGCTGTATCATTGGCCCCCAATTGTATCTTTTTGTGTATGCcccttgtgtgcatgtgcatgcgtggAAGTCACAGGTCAATGTTGGGCATCCcataaaatgagataaaaatcCTAAGTTGGCTTTATGGGTTGCTGGGTCTGGCCAGGCAGCCCCAggccctgtttttttttccaaggtGTGCCAACACAGGCCTTAAGATAAGGGGATGCAGGGTGTTTTCTATgaagaaccaaaccaaaacaaaaaactgtatttATTGACCTGGAGGCTCCATAATGTCTGGTCCCtgtttgctgtgaacagacatggCTGTGtaacaataaaactttattaataAGTGTCATATGTGATTTGGAATCCCTTCAGTGGTCACAAAATAGATCTttctttggatttctttttctccagatatttaaaaatatgaggaACATTTTAAGCCCTGGGCTGTATAAATACAGAGTTTTTTGGAATGTTCTCACAGCATTCGGAATTCTCCTCAAATGAGGGGATTCCTGGACTGTGTTCTGGCAAGCACCAGTGTGGTCAGAGGCTGAGTCAGCTCAGCTCCTGGCTCGAATCAGTGACCCTGTGCCAGGCTGCCCAGGAAAGGTGCCAGAGGTTCCTGGTCCCTGCCTGGCTCGGCATGTTCACTCACAGGGTCCCCTCCCTTTTGCCAGATCACAGACCTGTCCAAAGAAGTCTTTACACTGAAGGAGGCTCTGAAGGTGCAGCAGTCCACCCCAGCCAGCTCCAAGGAGGAGGAGGCTCTGCGCGGCCAGGTGACAGCCCTGCAGCAGCAGATACAGGTACTGGCTCTGTATATGGGGCAGGGGTGATGGGAGCCATAGACAGAGCAATCGGGGTAGAGGTGGGGGTGGCTGGCAGGGTACAGGCTGGGCAGGGGACCTCAGACACTTCCCGAGGCAGTCACTAGCAGCCACTGGACATGGGGTTTTGACTCTGTGGGCGTGTCTCCCTCTAGATGGGCTTCCCTCCCTTTCCATTCCAagcccccttctctccttcccttccctcctgttcccttcctccttctccacctctcTTTTGTGGCAGGGTCtcaggtagaccaggctgacctcaaattcacaatgTACACAAGGATGACCTTGTACCTCTGATATCCCCATCTCCCGTGTGTCCACAGGAGGAGGCCCGGGAGCATGGCGCTGTGGTGGCTTTATACCGCACCCATCTCCTGTATGCCATTCAGGTgagtcctctgcctcctgactccaGTCCAGCTTTATTGATCCCCTGACACTACCTGGGCCTCGGTTTCTCCTTCTGTTCAGAGCCAGCCTCATGGTTTCTGGGAACATCCCTGTGCACTGACTTATTTCTTGGGGGCATTGATACCCTGGGTTTGAATAGACAGATTTGCAAGGGAAAGGGTAGCATCTACCAGAAGCATCAGGGTGTGACTCTGCCTCTGTCATCTCCCACCTCACCAGGGACAGATGGATGAGGATGTACAGTGCATTTTGAGCCAGATTCTGCAGATGCAGCGGCTTCAGGCTCAGGGTCGCTGAGGACACAGCTCAACTGTTCAGTCTCCATCCTTCACCTCTACAAGCAGAAGCCACAGACACCATCTTCCCCAGCTCCCAGGGGATGAACAAGATTCAACACTCAATGGGAGACCAGCCTGGGGCCTTATCGATGGTGGCCAGCTGACCACCCCACACTCCCTATAGTCTGTTCCTCTGATTCCCAGCACTCCCCATTTGATATATTGGGAACCCTGATATGCCACCTACATCACAACCCCCACTCAGGAGGACAagcttggtgtgtgtatgtgtgtgtgtaaaagggcggggggtggggtggggcaggaatACCCAGTGTGACACACTGGGTAAGGGCAGCTATGGGGCAGGGGACTCAGGACACAGTTTGATCTTCTGGTTCCATAACACGACTATGGCAATAAATGTAAGTGCAATGTAATATTTAAAGAAACCAAGTCGCAAGAGTTGTGTCTCTCTCGGGTGGAAATACACCTAGGAAGGGGTGGGAGTGTGGTCAGCAGTGGAACCCTGTGACCACTCTAGAGGTGGTGGGGTCTGGGATGATGGAGTTGATAATCGAGGCAGACTAAAATCTCATGcaataggcatctttattcaaagTCTCAGACAGTGTATGCTCTCAGGTTTACGAAAGGTTGCatgaggacaggcagggctacaacGAAACCCAACCTTGGAaaaactgagacagagagagagagagggagagggagagggagagggagagagagagagagagaggagagaaacatGTTTTCCCTAGAAGCAAAACAGTTTCTTTGAATAACAGCAGCAAGTCATGTAATCTGAAGTAAATGCCAGGAGGAGCATGAACACACTGAGGCCGcaagactcttgtcttgtttctgaGTGTTCCCACAGCATTCGGGAATCTCCTTAAATGACTGGATGCATGGACTGTGTTCTGACAAGCAGGAGCCTGCTCAGCTTACACAAGACCTATGACGCCAAactaattttcttattttctctttctctttc encodes:
- the Ankrd24 gene encoding ankyrin repeat domain-containing protein 24 isoform X22; protein product: MEKSHGYQTLGGRWLSSPNHFYLQPLEAEASSVHSLERQVQELQQMLAEKQEEKESLGREVESLQSRLSLLENERENTSYDVATLQDEEGEMPDFPGADALMPKNQSPSAEEIVASLQEQVAQLTRQNQELLEKVQILEEFEKDEAQMAEESQAEVVPLVLYESLRAELEQLRRQYTEAMHSQQQQQEGEPPRAQEGEETAYQEIKDKGITIQNGPSVPDLNGTTYAETKANGMELQAGGSKGVWNTEAGVSEAAPIEPEAAGSEATGKDRLAAKEMDTSATMAEALNVKALGDNAESEPVAAEDTGGKENPGMKADEVDVLAQAGLTGTVIRNMEAIGVRDTGIQATGLEAKAVKTTGVQATVAEVIGVKVTGVQTTAIEAIGVKDTTQVATGAQADCWQATEADCTGAQDTAMEPTGAQATVTETTEAETSGTEDPCAAILHPGAAAAALQAELETRIRGLEEALRRREREAAAELEAARGRFAEAEEAARGRSRELEALRELLATATATGERARTEAAELRQALAASEARVAELSSTVDAAREELERMRGASVPADEHEHALSALRDHVTRLQAQLADLARRHEKTSAEVFQVQREALFMKSERHAAEAQLATAEQQLRGLRTEAERARQAQSRAQEALDKAKEKDKKITDLSKEVFTLKEALKVQQSTPASSKEEEALRGQVTALQQQIQEEAREHGAVVALYRTHLLYAIQGQMDEDVQCILSQILQMQRLQAQGR
- the Ankrd24 gene encoding ankyrin repeat domain-containing protein 24 isoform X23; this translates as MPKNQSPSAEEIVASLQEQVAQLTRQNQELLEKVQILEEFEKDEAQMAEESQAEVVPLVLYESLRAELEQLRRQYTEAMHSQQQQQEGEPPRAQEGEETAYQEIKDKGITIQNGPSVPDLNGTTYAETKANGMELQAGGSKGVWNTEAGVSEAAPIEPEAAGSEATGKDRLAAKEMDTSATMAEALNVKALGDNAESEPVAAEDTGGKENPGMKADEVDVLAQAGLTGTVIRNMEAIGVRDTGIQATGLEAKAVKTTGVQATVAEVIGVKVTGVQTTAIEAIGVKDTTQVATGAQADCWQATEADCTGAQDTAMEPTGAQATVTETTEAETSGTEDPCAAILHPGAAAAALQAELETRIRGLEEALRRREREAAAELEAARGRFAEAEEAARGRSRELEALRELLATATATGERARTEAAELRQALAASEARVAELSSTVDAAREELERMRGASVPADEHEHALSALRDHVTRLQAQLADLARRHEKTSAEVFQVQREALFMKSERHAAEAQLATAEQQLRGLRTEAERARQAQSRAQEALDKAKEKDKKITDLSKEVFTLKEALKVQQSTPASSKEEEALRGQVTALQQQIQEEAREHGAVVALYRTHLLYAIQGQMDEDVQCILSQILQMQRLQAQGR